In the genome of Chryseobacterium oryzae, one region contains:
- a CDS encoding YeeE/YedE family protein, translated as MLEIIKEPWPWYVAGPLIGLTVPALLILGNKSFGISSSLRHICAACVPANIGFFKYDWKKELWNLFFVFGIFLGGIISSHFLINPGEMSVNSALKTELATYGITDYSNLVPVQLMNFASLLTLRGFIMMVVGGFLVGFGTRYAGGCTSGHAIMGLSNLQWPSLVATVCFMVGGFFMANVILPIILSL; from the coding sequence ATGTTAGAAATTATAAAAGAACCCTGGCCGTGGTATGTTGCAGGCCCTTTAATTGGTCTTACTGTGCCTGCTTTGCTTATTTTGGGTAACAAATCATTTGGGATTAGCTCATCGCTCAGGCATATTTGTGCAGCGTGTGTCCCTGCCAATATTGGCTTTTTCAAATACGACTGGAAAAAGGAACTTTGGAATCTTTTTTTTGTTTTCGGAATTTTTTTAGGCGGAATTATTTCTTCCCATTTCTTAATAAATCCCGGAGAAATGTCCGTAAATTCTGCACTTAAAACAGAACTTGCAACTTACGGAATTACAGATTACAGCAATCTTGTTCCTGTTCAATTAATGAATTTTGCAAGTCTATTAACATTAAGAGGTTTCATAATGATGGTGGTCGGTGGATTTTTAGTTGGTTTCGGAACCCGTTATGCGGGCGGGTGTACCAGCGGACATGCTATTATGGGGTTGTCTAATCTGCAGTGGCCGTCTTTGGTGGCAACAGTTTGTTTTATGGTAGGTGGCTTTTTCATGGCGAATGTAATTCTGCCCATTATTCTTTCACTTTAA
- a CDS encoding DUF6691 family protein, with amino-acid sequence MEKEKDIRHQDSVCTNESHLKHQWYHNLKYLLLGILFGIVFVKAEVISWFRIQEMFRLQSFHMYGVIGSAVVTGMLSVFIIKKFNIKTIYGEKISIAPKTFNKGQIYGGLIFGFGWAITGACPGPLFAQIGTGALVITVTLISAVFGTWVYGYFREKLPH; translated from the coding sequence ATGGAAAAAGAAAAAGATATCCGTCATCAGGACAGTGTTTGTACCAACGAAAGCCATCTGAAGCACCAATGGTATCACAATCTGAAATATCTTTTATTGGGCATTTTATTCGGGATTGTATTTGTAAAAGCAGAAGTTATCAGTTGGTTCAGGATTCAGGAAATGTTCCGCTTGCAGTCTTTTCACATGTACGGTGTTATTGGAAGTGCTGTTGTTACGGGAATGCTATCGGTTTTCATCATCAAAAAATTCAATATCAAAACTATCTACGGAGAGAAAATCTCTATAGCTCCGAAAACGTTTAACAAAGGTCAAATTTACGGCGGACTTATTTTTGGATTTGGCTGGGCAATTACCGGAGCTTGTCCGGGGCCACTTTTTGCACAAATAGGAACAGGAGCTTTGGTTATAACGGTTACCTTAATAAGTGCTGTTTTCGGAACATGGGTTTATGGATATTTCCGGGAAAAATTACCGCATTGA
- a CDS encoding MBL fold metallo-hydrolase, with translation MKIEQIYTGCLAQGAYYIVSNGEAAIIDPLRETQPYLERLQKDNVKLKYIFETHFHADFVSGHLDLSIKTNAPIVYGPTAQPEFEAIIAEDHQAFSVGDIKIKVLHTPGHTMESSSFLLIDENGEEKALFSGDTLFLGDVGRPDLAQKAANMTQEELAGLLYESLYNKILPLDDDITVYPAHGSGSACGKNMQKETVDSLGNQKKTNYALNQKDKESFIKAVTDGLLPPPAYFGMNVAMNKKGYDSFDEVLSKGLQALSPDGFEELAEHSGALLLDVRENGDFAKGFVPQSINIGLNGDFAPWVGALMVDVKQPILLITNRNEEEETVTRLSRVGFDNVLGFLQGGFEAWKNSGKEIDLVNRISAKQFEEEIKGKEATILDVRKESEYNAEHVQEAFNRPLAYINDWINTINPAEHFYLHCAGGYRSMMAASILQARGYRNFSEIEGGFNAIAETDIPKSDFVCQTKILNI, from the coding sequence ATGAAAATAGAACAGATTTATACAGGATGTCTTGCACAGGGCGCATATTATATCGTTTCTAATGGTGAGGCCGCAATTATTGACCCTTTAAGAGAAACGCAACCTTATCTCGAAAGATTGCAAAAAGACAATGTAAAGCTCAAATATATCTTTGAAACGCATTTTCACGCCGATTTTGTAAGCGGACATTTGGATTTAAGTATCAAAACCAATGCACCCATAGTTTACGGTCCCACTGCACAACCAGAATTCGAAGCTATTATTGCAGAAGACCATCAGGCTTTTTCGGTAGGTGATATCAAAATAAAAGTTCTGCACACGCCTGGTCACACTATGGAAAGTTCTTCTTTTCTCCTAATAGATGAAAATGGTGAAGAAAAAGCCCTATTTAGCGGAGATACATTGTTTTTGGGCGATGTGGGTCGTCCGGATTTGGCACAAAAAGCGGCAAACATGACTCAGGAGGAATTAGCAGGGTTGCTTTACGAGAGTTTATATAATAAAATTCTCCCTCTGGATGATGATATTACCGTATATCCAGCGCATGGATCCGGTTCTGCATGTGGTAAAAATATGCAGAAAGAAACGGTGGACTCTTTGGGAAATCAGAAAAAGACCAATTATGCACTGAATCAGAAAGATAAGGAAAGTTTTATCAAAGCAGTTACGGATGGCCTTTTACCGCCACCTGCTTATTTCGGGATGAATGTTGCAATGAACAAAAAAGGATACGATAGCTTCGATGAGGTTTTATCTAAAGGTTTACAGGCACTTTCTCCTGATGGGTTCGAAGAATTGGCAGAACATTCCGGAGCTCTGTTATTGGATGTGAGGGAAAATGGGGATTTCGCAAAAGGCTTTGTGCCACAATCCATCAATATTGGGCTGAATGGTGATTTTGCACCTTGGGTAGGCGCGTTGATGGTAGATGTAAAACAACCAATTCTTCTCATTACCAACAGAAATGAAGAGGAAGAAACGGTAACGAGACTGAGCAGAGTTGGTTTCGATAATGTTCTCGGATTTCTGCAAGGTGGTTTTGAGGCCTGGAAAAATAGTGGAAAAGAAATAGACTTAGTCAACAGAATTTCTGCGAAGCAATTTGAAGAAGAAATAAAAGGAAAGGAAGCAACAATTCTGGATGTGCGAAAAGAATCCGAATATAATGCAGAACATGTTCAGGAGGCTTTCAACAGACCTTTGGCTTATATTAATGATTGGATAAATACGATAAATCCTGCTGAGCATTTTTACCTTCACTGTGCGGGAGGTTACAGGAGTATGATGGCTGCAAGCATTCTTCAGGCAAGAGGTTACAGAAATTTTTCCGAAATTGAGGGCGGTTTCAATGCCATTGCAGAAACTGATATTCCTAAAAGTGATTTTGTTTGTCAAACCAAAATTTTAAATATTTAA
- the trxA gene encoding thioredoxin — protein MNKFQELINQDKPVLVDFFAEWCGPCKMQAPILQDLKKKIGDDASIVKIDVDKNQAVAAQFGIRSVPTLMIFKNGEVKWKQSGVFQAEELEKLIKQNS, from the coding sequence ATGAATAAATTTCAGGAACTTATTAATCAGGATAAACCTGTTTTGGTAGATTTTTTTGCAGAATGGTGCGGTCCATGCAAAATGCAGGCTCCTATTCTTCAGGATTTGAAAAAGAAAATTGGTGATGATGCAAGTATTGTGAAGATTGATGTTGATAAAAATCAGGCAGTTGCTGCACAATTCGGAATTCGAAGTGTTCCTACTTTGATGATTTTTAAAAACGGAGAAGTAAAATGGAAGCAGTCCGGTGTTTTTCAAGCAGAAGAACTGGAAAAACTCATTAAACAAAACAGCTAA
- a CDS encoding sulfite exporter TauE/SafE family protein — MEIFGYIASVFIGISLGLIGGGGSILTVPVLVYLFGLDAFLATEYSLFIVGISSLVGSVSYFKNGLVNLKTALVFGIPSIISIFLTRNYILPMIPNNVFTINSFVLTKNILLLLVFAVLMILASYKMIGKNSENMANNPEFQKDNTLLAVGEGSVVGILTGLVGAGGGFMIIPALVNLLKTPMKIAIGTSLVIISLNSLIGFFASANNLAIDWKLLLTISSIAIVGIIIGSQLSKKIDGKKLKPAFGWFILVMGIYIIIKEIFL, encoded by the coding sequence ATGGAAATTTTCGGATATATTGCTTCAGTTTTTATAGGAATTTCATTGGGATTAATCGGCGGCGGCGGAAGTATTCTTACCGTTCCCGTTTTGGTGTATCTTTTTGGGTTGGATGCTTTTTTGGCAACAGAATACTCACTTTTCATTGTAGGAATAAGCAGTTTAGTAGGTTCTGTATCTTACTTTAAAAACGGTTTGGTTAATCTTAAAACAGCTTTGGTTTTTGGGATTCCTTCCATCATTTCTATTTTTCTTACCCGGAATTATATTTTACCGATGATTCCGAATAATGTTTTTACCATTAATAGTTTCGTTCTGACCAAAAATATTTTGCTATTACTGGTTTTTGCTGTTCTGATGATTTTGGCTTCCTATAAAATGATTGGCAAAAATTCTGAAAACATGGCTAATAACCCTGAATTTCAGAAAGATAATACCCTTTTGGCGGTGGGCGAAGGCTCCGTTGTCGGTATTCTGACAGGCTTGGTAGGTGCAGGAGGTGGCTTTATGATTATTCCGGCATTGGTTAATCTACTCAAAACACCTATGAAGATTGCCATTGGAACTTCTCTCGTCATTATTTCACTCAATTCGCTCATCGGATTTTTTGCATCAGCCAACAACTTGGCAATCGACTGGAAATTACTTTTAACAATCTCATCCATTGCTATTGTTGGGATTATTATCGGGTCACAATTATCAAAAAAAATTGATGGTAAAAAGTTGAAACCTGCATTCGGTTGGTTTATTTTGGTGATGGGAATTTATATCATTATAAAGGAAATCTTCTTATAA